In Stomoxys calcitrans chromosome 2, idStoCalc2.1, whole genome shotgun sequence, the following proteins share a genomic window:
- the LOC106096348 gene encoding succinate--hydroxymethylglutarate CoA-transferase yields the protein MLILSQTLKCLAGRKLWQKSYAITCRGKNLATSCSANEITDLHPLKGIKVLDLTRIVAGPYCTMILADFGAEVYKIERPYVGGDESRKWGPPFLEKSKDATYFMASNRNKKSVCIDLKKGKDVIYDLAQKCDILVENYVPGKLNELHLGYDQLKKIAPQLIYCSLTGYGSQGPYAKRPGYDVIAASMGGLLHITGERNGPPSKVGVAVTDVATGLYAHGAILAALLQRQRTGRGQKIDVNLFSTQVSMLINVAANYLNAGLDAQRWGTAHSSIVPYQSFKTQDGYLTLGTGSDKQFQELCELLEIKHLAEDPKFKTNKDRVENRKEIVELLANILCQKSSTEWMKLFAAASFPVGPVNSIREVFEDEHIKAIGLVKTLPHQTDGEIKVVGPPVVFSESNNDARTAPPVLGQHTDEVLADVLGYTKEQIVGLRNKKIIE from the coding sequence ATGTTAATTCTCAGTCAAACACTCAAATGCCTAGCTGGCAGAAAGCTTTGGCAAAAATCATATGCTATAACATGTAGGGGCAAAAATTTAGCAACCTCTTGCTCTGCCAATGAAATAACCGATCTCCACCCATTGAAGGGCATAAAGGTGCTCGATCTTACCCGCATTGTGGCTGGACCTTACTGTACCATGATTTTAGCTGATTTTGGAGCAGAGGTATATAAAATCGAACGTCCCTATGTTGGTGGAGATGAGTCACGCAAATGGGGTCCTCCTTTTCTGGAGAAAAGTAAAGATGCCACCTATTTTATGGCCTCCAATCGTAACAAGAAAAGTGTCTGCATTGATTTAAAAAAGGGAAAAGATGTCATCTATGATCTGGCCCAGAAATGTGATATTCTGGTGGAGAATTATGTGCCAGGAAAATTGAATGAGTTACATTTGGGCTATGATCAATTGAAGAAGATAGCGCCtcagctcatttattgttcgcTAACAGGTTATGGCTCCCAGGGTCCATATGCCAAGAGACCTGGTTATGATGTGATAGCGGCCTCTATGGGGGGATTATTGCATATTACCGGCGAACGTAATGGACCTCCCAGCAAAGTTGGTGTGGCTGTTACAGATGTGGCCACTGGCCTATATGCACATGGGGCCATTTTAGCCGCCTTGCTACAACGCCAGCGTACTGGGAGAGGACAAAAAATCGATGTGAATCTCTTTTCCACTCAAGTCTCGATGCTTATCAATGTGGCTGCTAATTATTTAAATGCTGGTCTTGATGCCCAGCGGTGGGGTACTGCTCATTCCAGCATTGTACCATATCAAAGCTTTAAGACTCAAGATGGTTATCTCACCTTGGGCACCGGCAGTGACAAACAATTTCAAGAATTATGTGAGCTATTGGAAATCAAACATTTGGCTGAAGATCCCAAATTTAAAACCAATAAAGATCGTGTAGAAAATCGTAAGGAAATTGTGGAactattggcaaatattttatgccaaaaatcCTCCACTGAATGGATGAAATTATTTGCAGCAGCTTCATTTCCTGTGGGACCGGTAAATAGCATACGTGAGGTTTTCGAAGATGAGCATATCAAAGCCATTGGTTTAGTAAAGACATTACCCCATCAAACAGATGGTGAAATCAAGGTGGTGGGTCCTCCTGTGGTCTTTAGTGAGTCGAATAATGATGCTAGAACTGCCCCTCCCGTTTTGGGCCAACATACAGATGAAGTGTTGGCAGACGTCTTGGGTTATACCAAAGAACAAATTGTAGgattaagaaataaaaagattatagaataa